A single region of the Neisseria zoodegmatis genome encodes:
- the dapF gene encoding diaminopimelate epimerase: MKKLKFTKMHGLGNDFMVVDGINQQLDLSSAPLAKWADRHTGVGFDQLLLVEKPSSDAVDFRYRIFNADGGEVEQCGNGARCFVRFVVDKGLTDKTEIVVETARGIILPRLAENGLVMVNMGKPHFMPSEIPFIPAAGEAADSLTHIILLGLESVAVSCVNMGNPHAVIVVEDVDTAPVEVWGEAVESHEQFPERVNVGFMQVVNDKHIRLRVYERGTGETQACGTGACAAVVTGMRLGLLAEGEEVRVSLPGGDLLITWQPGADVMMTGPVETVYEGELQY; encoded by the coding sequence ATGAAAAAGCTGAAGTTTACAAAAATGCACGGGTTGGGCAATGACTTTATGGTGGTTGACGGAATCAACCAGCAGCTCGACCTGAGCAGCGCGCCTTTGGCGAAATGGGCAGACCGCCATACCGGTGTGGGGTTTGACCAATTATTGTTGGTGGAAAAGCCGAGCTCTGATGCCGTAGATTTCCGCTACCGTATTTTCAATGCAGACGGTGGCGAAGTGGAGCAATGCGGCAATGGCGCGCGCTGTTTTGTTCGTTTCGTGGTGGACAAAGGCCTTACCGATAAAACGGAAATCGTGGTGGAAACCGCCCGCGGAATTATCTTGCCGCGCTTGGCGGAAAACGGTTTGGTTATGGTCAATATGGGCAAACCGCATTTCATGCCGTCTGAAATTCCGTTTATCCCCGCAGCAGGAGAAGCTGCCGATTCTTTAACCCACATTATCTTGCTCGGCTTGGAATCTGTGGCGGTAAGCTGCGTGAACATGGGCAATCCGCATGCGGTAATCGTGGTGGAAGATGTGGATACTGCTCCGGTTGAGGTATGGGGAGAGGCTGTGGAGTCGCACGAGCAATTCCCCGAGCGTGTGAATGTAGGTTTTATGCAGGTGGTCAATGATAAACATATCCGATTGAGAGTGTATGAACGCGGTACGGGTGAAACGCAAGCTTGCGGTACCGGCGCTTGTGCGGCGGTGGTAACCGGTATGCGTTTGGGTTTGCTCGCAGAGGGAGAAGAAGTGCGCGTGAGCTTGCCGGGTGGAGATTTACTGATTACTTGGCAACCCGGCGCCGATGTGATGATGACCGGCCCCGTTGAAACTGTATATGAAGGTGAGCTGCAATACTGA